The genomic segment CAGGTCTAAAAGTTCACACAGACCGGAAAAGTGGCTGCGGGAATCGTCGTCGAGATAATCGATCATGACCGGCGCATCGTTGAGCAGCGCCTGAATATCGGGGTTTTTGGTGTCCAGCACCCGCATCGGATTGGTGTGCATACGGCGGCGGCAATCCTCGTCCAGGCGGTCTTCATGCCGCCCGAGAAACGCCACCAGCGCCTCGCGATACCGGGCGCGCGCTTCCAGAGACCCGATGGAGTTCAGCTCCAGCGCCACATGCTCGCTGATGCCCAGCGCCCGCCACCAGCGGGCGGTAAGCAGAATCAGCTCGGCGTCGACGTCCGGCCCCTGCTGACCAAACACTTCGGCGCCCATTTGGTGAAACTGCCGGTAGCGCCCTTTTTGCGGACGCTCGTAGCGGAACATGGGACCGACATACCACAACCGCTGTTCCTGATTGTACAGCAGCCCGTGTTCAATCCCGGCGCGCACGCAGCCTGCGGTCCCTTCCGGACGCAGGGTCAGACTGTCGCCGTTGCGATCGGCGAAGCTGTACATCTCTTTTTCCACCACATCGGTGACTTCACCGATGGCCCGCTGGAACAGCGGGGTCTGCTCGACGATCGGCAGGCGGATTTCATTGTAGCCGTAGCTGGCCAGCACGCTCTTAAGCGTTCCTTCAACGCGCTGCCAGAATGCCGTCTCTTCCGGCAAATAGTCGTTCATACCGCGAATGGCCTGGATGTTCTTTGCCATGTCGAATCTCTACCCGTGTTATTTTTCTATCAGATTGACCGCGATGCGATTATTCTCGTCCAACATCGCCGCTTTCGCGCGAATGCGGGCCTCTAATTGGTCGATCATCAGTTCGTTATCGAAACGCTCGCGCTGGCGAACGCCGTCTTCGTAAAAGCCGCTTTTGTTATGGCCGCCGGTCACCCCCAGCGTGGAAACCAGCGCTTCGCCGGGACCGTTCACCACACAGCCGATGATAGAGACATCCATCGGCGTAACGATGTCCTCCAGGCGCTGTTCCAGGGCGTTGACGGTGCCGATAACGTCAAATTCCTGGCGCGAACAGGTCGGGCAGGCGATAAAATTGATACCGCGCGCGCGAATTCGCAGCGATTTCAAAATGTCGAAACCGACCTTCACTTCCTCCACCGGATCCGCCGCCAGCGAAATGCGCAGCGTGTCGCCAATGCCCTCACTGAGAAGCAGCCCCAGGCCAATAGCCGATTTCACCGCCCCGCTGCGGGCGCCGCCGGCCTCGGTGATGCCCAGATGCAGCGGCTGATCGATGCGCGACGCCAGCAGGCGGTAGGATTGCACCGCCAGAAACACATCGGAGGCTTTCACGCTGACCTTGAACGCGTCGAAATTGAGTCGGTCGAGGATATCCACATGGCGCATAGCGGACTCCAGCAGCGCCTCCGGCGTGGGCTCGCCATATTTTTCCTGCAAATCGCGCTCAAGGGAACCGGCGTTGACACCGATGCGGATCGGAATATTGTTATCGCGCGCGCAATCCACCACTGAACGGATGCGCCCTTCGTTGCCAATGTTGCCGGGATTGATGCGCAAGCAGTCGACGCCATATTCGGCAACTTTCAGTGCGATGCGATAGTCAAAATGGATGTCCGCCACCAGCGGCACCGCGACCTGCTGCTTGATAAGTTTGAACGCTTCGGCGGCGTCCATGGTGGGCACCGACACGCGCACAATATCAACACCGACGCGCTCCAGCGCCTGTATTTGCTGCACCGTCGCCGCAACATCGGTGGTGCGCGTGTTGGTCATTGACTGCACCGCGATGGGGGCGCCGTCACCTACCGGCACCTTGCCGACGTAAATACGTTTCGATTTTCGACGGATTATGGGTGCGGAATTATGCATTGATCTTTCTCCAACCTTGCCGACTGGCTTTACTCTTTACTTACTGGGCGGCTACGGTCAGTCGCGCAACTTGATTTGATCGGATGAACCGGCTCAAATCCACCGGTTTGCCTTGATATTGAACCTGCACCGCGGCCGGGGCGCCGATTTTCAATTTGTACGGCGCCTGGCCGGTAAGATTCAGCGTGGCGCCGCTGTGCTGAATACCGCTGAACAGTTTCTTACCGCCGGCGTCAAACACCTCGAGCCAGCAATCGCCGGTGAAATTCATCACCAGCGCATTGCCGTCTGCGTCTGCGGCGCCGGCCTCCGGCGCGGCGGGCGTAGCCGCTACGGCCGCGCTCTGCGGTGAGGAGGGACTGACCACCGCCGGCGCCGGCGAGGCACCCCCGGTCTGGCCGGCGATGTCGGGGGTGGACGGCGTTGCGGCGGCGGGAGCAGCCGGCGGCTGGCCGACGCCGTCAGCGCCGTCGCCAAGGGGGACCGCGGTCGCATCATCCCCCTGGGATAGCTGGGCAGAGGATTGATCGGCCATGTTCGCGATGTCCTGCTGCTGAGCCTGATGGTTCTGCCACCACCAGGCGCCCGTCAGACCAATCACCACAAACAGGATAAGCCAGGTGAACCCCATCAGCCAGCCGTCGCGTTTCTTGCGAGTTTTGCCCAGCGAGAAACTCTGCATCGGCGCGACCTTAGAGGCTTTTATCGGCGCCTGCTTGGCCATCATCGGCATCAGTTCTTCTTCAGAAATATGCACCAGGCGCGCATAAGAGCGGATATAACCGCGCAAGAACGTCGAGGCAAGGTTGGGATTGGCGTGATCGTCTTCGATATCACGCACGGTAGACACCTTCAGGCACAGCCGATCGGCCACCGCCTGCTGGCTTAATCCCATATTTTCGCGGGCTTGACGCAGGCGTCCACCCGTGGTGGTTGGTGCTTGATCTTGAAGAGCTTCAGTATTCATTAGCTAAAAATTGCTGGTACTGTTCGGATTGTGGAAAACTTCGCGCAAGCCGTGCGCCATAACGTTGCACGTCATCGGGCCGATTGGCTAACGCAGCGAAACGAATCTGTA from the Candidatus Sodalis pierantonius str. SOPE genome contains:
- the ispG gene encoding flavodoxin-dependent (E)-4-hydroxy-3-methylbut-2-enyl-diphosphate synthase translates to MHNSAPIIRRKSKRIYVGKVPVGDGAPIAVQSMTNTRTTDVAATVQQIQALERVGVDIVRVSVPTMDAAEAFKLIKQQVAVPLVADIHFDYRIALKVAEYGVDCLRINPGNIGNEGRIRSVVDCARDNNIPIRIGVNAGSLERDLQEKYGEPTPEALLESAMRHVDILDRLNFDAFKVSVKASDVFLAVQSYRLLASRIDQPLHLGITEAGGARSGAVKSAIGLGLLLSEGIGDTLRISLAADPVEEVKVGFDILKSLRIRARGINFIACPTCSRQEFDVIGTVNALEQRLEDIVTPMDVSIIGCVVNGPGEALVSTLGVTGGHNKSGFYEDGVRQRERFDNELMIDQLEARIRAKAAMLDENNRIAVNLIEK
- the hisS gene encoding histidine--tRNA ligase, whose amino-acid sequence is MAKNIQAIRGMNDYLPEETAFWQRVEGTLKSVLASYGYNEIRLPIVEQTPLFQRAIGEVTDVVEKEMYSFADRNGDSLTLRPEGTAGCVRAGIEHGLLYNQEQRLWYVGPMFRYERPQKGRYRQFHQMGAEVFGQQGPDVDAELILLTARWWRALGISEHVALELNSIGSLEARARYREALVAFLGRHEDRLDEDCRRRMHTNPMRVLDTKNPDIQALLNDAPVMIDYLDDDSRSHFSGLCELLDLAGIPYTVNPRLVRGLDYYNRTVFEWVTTRLGSQGTVCGGGRYDGLVEQLGGRPTPAVGFAMGLERLVLLVQAVNPDFAAAPRVDAYLVAAGDGVQREALRLAEQLRDALPSLRLMTNYGGGSFKKQFGRADKHGAHVALVLGESEAAAQQVVVKDLATGNQKTLAQSDVAARLASILG
- the rodZ gene encoding cytoskeleton protein RodZ yields the protein MNTEALQDQAPTTTGGRLRQARENMGLSQQAVADRLCLKVSTVRDIEDDHANPNLASTFLRGYIRSYARLVHISEEELMPMMAKQAPIKASKVAPMQSFSLGKTRKKRDGWLMGFTWLILFVVIGLTGAWWWQNHQAQQQDIANMADQSSAQLSQGDDATAVPLGDGADGVGQPPAAPAAATPSTPDIAGQTGGASPAPAVVSPSSPQSAAVAATPAAPEAGAADADGNALVMNFTGDCWLEVFDAGGKKLFSGIQHSGATLNLTGQAPYKLKIGAPAAVQVQYQGKPVDLSRFIRSNQVARLTVAAQ